Proteins from one Hydrogenivirga caldilitoris genomic window:
- a CDS encoding O-antigen ligase family protein → MGLFLLLPLSFIYILFVHLFLPNLGGTILHPREYFIWILILVILWLALLSVLKSGRLTLPDGRIPFLLFILLSISSILFNPLLNKELFLIQSVHTFAIFFIWIALHQFGLNKSLKDRILFLIFLSAGIESVIGLFQISEFFRFLPITPVFQEGIVWGVFQQKNLFGTFVALGLLVSLYLITLPSLGRFLRGSLFVIGFSLSMNLVFANSRAAWLGFIFGAFLMLLARYRIYRVFLNRLALWALVVLTGAVLGIVLYGGSKDYEKALLQRESSNAQRVLMLKTSWEMFKEKPLFGHGFGNFESLYMYYQAKVIEKEKEYSKYVGGFVSHPHNEIAFIAVQSGVMGLLGFSLVFISFFRKILSLGIQKGGLYASLLMPFLVHALVEYPMELSVVHYFTFIVLLSFISSHGCTVKELKIGSKTRVSAVAVATVLLLIGIFWFSKTFVDYMRMTLFTVEAEKGKFRPELIEGARKNTYLKNWANAIYWIEKVKVALKEKGTHAVESFILWAEKEKIRRPLKEVFYLEALALSFLGERNKNLTLMDESMKVVEEGLRLYPNYIELKEVKSTIVAKAVKVMVDYYRGKRNE, encoded by the coding sequence ATGGGGCTGTTCCTTCTCCTGCCCCTTTCCTTTATATACATACTCTTTGTCCACCTGTTCCTTCCCAACCTCGGAGGAACTATCCTCCATCCCCGTGAGTACTTCATCTGGATACTTATACTCGTTATCTTATGGCTTGCCCTTTTAAGTGTTTTAAAATCCGGAAGGCTAACGCTCCCGGACGGTAGGATTCCGTTCCTTCTTTTTATACTTCTCTCCATATCCTCAATACTGTTTAATCCTCTCCTTAACAAGGAACTCTTCCTGATACAGTCCGTCCACACCTTTGCCATATTCTTCATATGGATAGCTCTCCATCAATTCGGATTGAATAAATCCCTAAAGGACAGAATACTTTTCCTAATTTTCTTATCTGCCGGAATCGAATCGGTAATAGGTCTCTTCCAGATTTCTGAGTTCTTCAGATTCCTGCCTATAACACCTGTGTTTCAGGAGGGTATAGTGTGGGGAGTCTTCCAGCAGAAAAACCTCTTTGGAACCTTTGTAGCTCTTGGTTTGCTTGTTTCTCTGTATCTTATAACATTACCGTCCTTGGGAAGATTTCTCCGAGGTTCGCTCTTTGTGATAGGGTTTTCCCTCTCCATGAACCTTGTCTTTGCCAACTCAAGAGCGGCTTGGCTGGGTTTCATTTTCGGGGCTTTTTTGATGCTTCTTGCGAGGTACAGAATTTATAGAGTGTTCCTAAACAGGCTGGCTCTTTGGGCTTTGGTGGTTTTAACAGGAGCGGTTTTAGGGATAGTTCTTTACGGGGGTTCGAAAGACTATGAGAAGGCTTTACTTCAGAGAGAGTCTTCTAACGCCCAGAGAGTGCTTATGTTGAAGACCTCCTGGGAGATGTTCAAAGAAAAACCTCTTTTCGGTCACGGGTTTGGAAACTTTGAAAGTCTATACATGTATTATCAGGCGAAGGTAATAGAGAAGGAAAAGGAATACTCCAAGTATGTGGGCGGGTTTGTCAGCCACCCTCACAACGAGATAGCCTTTATAGCTGTCCAGAGCGGAGTCATGGGACTGCTGGGCTTCTCTTTAGTTTTCATCTCTTTTTTCAGAAAAATTTTGAGCTTAGGCATTCAGAAAGGTGGACTCTATGCGTCTCTCCTCATGCCCTTTTTAGTTCACGCTCTTGTTGAGTATCCCATGGAACTTTCCGTTGTTCATTACTTTACCTTTATCGTCCTGCTCTCTTTTATAAGCTCCCACGGTTGCACCGTGAAGGAATTGAAGATTGGCTCTAAGACCAGGGTATCTGCGGTTGCTGTGGCAACGGTTCTTCTTTTAATTGGTATATTCTGGTTCTCCAAGACCTTTGTGGACTATATGAGAATGACCCTCTTTACCGTAGAAGCCGAAAAGGGTAAATTCCGTCCTGAGCTAATAGAAGGGGCAAGAAAGAATACCTATTTAAAGAACTGGGCTAACGCTATTTACTGGATAGAGAAGGTAAAAGTTGCTTTGAAAGAGAAGGGCACCCACGCGGTAGAGAGTTTTATTCTCTGGGCAGAGAAAGAGAAAATCAGAAGACCCTTAAAGGAAGTGTTCTATCTTGAAGCGCTGGCGCTTTCTTTCCTTGGGGAAAGGAATAAAAATCTTACTCTTATGGACGAATCTATGAAGGTAGTAGAGGAGGGATTGAGATTGTATCCAAATTACATTGAGCTAAAGGAAGTTAAGAGTACGATTGTGGCAAAGGCGGTAAAGGTAATGGTAGATTATTACAGAGGTAAGAGAAATGAGTAG
- a CDS encoding prepilin-type N-terminal cleavage/methylation domain-containing protein, which produces MRRERGFTLIELAIVLVIIGIIIGMVLKGQDLIQNARMKKLVNEVRKWEVALWTCFDRKGKFPGDSNNDGIIDSDPKGGSDSCWTNLAQAPTSNTVQLGSYTFYIYPGSDTSNRNVIAVCGDSNCGTVTGDETYADYLRNLDIAFDGEVSATAGVVRALSGGTANSGSGIITSATAATSGDWTSTTKGALYYFDRKP; this is translated from the coding sequence ATGAGAAGGGAAAGGGGTTTCACCCTTATAGAGCTTGCCATAGTTCTCGTCATAATCGGGATAATCATCGGAATGGTCCTAAAGGGTCAGGACCTTATACAGAACGCGAGAATGAAGAAGCTAGTGAATGAGGTAAGAAAGTGGGAAGTTGCGCTGTGGACATGCTTTGACAGGAAAGGTAAGTTTCCTGGAGATAGTAATAATGACGGAATAATAGATAGTGACCCCAAAGGTGGTAGTGATTCCTGCTGGACCAATCTCGCACAAGCTCCTACAAGCAACACCGTTCAGCTCGGCTCTTATACGTTCTACATATATCCTGGTAGTGACACGAGCAACAGGAACGTTATTGCGGTTTGTGGAGATAGCAATTGCGGTACTGTAACTGGTGATGAAACGTACGCAGACTATCTCAGAAACCTTGACATAGCCTTTGATGGAGAGGTCAGTGCTACAGCGGGTGTTGTTAGAGCTCTAAGTGGGGGGACTGCAAATAGCGGCAGCGGCATTATAACCAGTGCTACCGCTGCAACTTCAGGAGATTGGACCTCAACTACTAAAGGTGCCCTCTACTACTTTGACCGCAAACCTTAA
- a CDS encoding secretin and TonB N-terminal domain-containing protein, with product MVKSLGITLALLSVLMLSCAQKVEPKTEAVAKEIDQKEREIKREAMIPLPPPKAPPPVIPSTYQEIDPFEGKTFTMSALSAPITKVLYAIADGAGLNLILSPEVDTKKTVTATFDRVPMREALNIIMDMTGLYYEVRGNVLYVKELMTKTFKIPYIHTTTSFTSSLGGDVLGGALTAGTVGTTTTTTAGVGGTGLRGNFVLDYKNPEGANDLYKQLEENIKTMLSERGKYVLNRFTGTLIVTDNRRNVEEIERFIKQFVRKIGRQVLIEAKIVEIALSDTFQYGIDWGAFFRDVFGTGANLSLSQTLAIPTGGYFSLNVVSSDFTTLLNALATYGKVYTLSNPRIMVSNAQTALIATGVVTPFFERQAITFTGTTTTQLQENIIRTNVLEGVLLGVTPYIDENGEIVMNIIPVSTRLEGTKTLENNGQVLAEAPILNVKETGTIVKVRDGELVVIGGLIGDVKSFQERKVPGLGDIPIVGYLFKSRSIVKEKRELIIFLRPRIIDSVEF from the coding sequence ATGGTTAAGAGTCTCGGAATAACTCTGGCACTTTTGTCGGTTCTTATGTTATCCTGCGCTCAGAAAGTGGAACCCAAGACCGAAGCGGTGGCGAAGGAGATAGACCAGAAGGAGAGAGAAATTAAAAGAGAGGCGATGATACCGTTGCCCCCTCCAAAGGCACCCCCGCCTGTAATTCCTTCAACCTACCAGGAGATAGACCCTTTTGAGGGAAAGACCTTCACCATGTCTGCGCTGTCAGCCCCTATCACAAAGGTTCTCTACGCGATAGCTGACGGTGCGGGTCTCAACCTCATACTTTCTCCAGAGGTTGACACCAAGAAAACAGTGACAGCAACCTTTGACAGGGTTCCGATGAGGGAAGCTCTGAACATAATTATGGACATGACGGGTCTTTACTATGAGGTGAGGGGGAACGTCCTCTACGTGAAAGAGCTTATGACAAAAACCTTTAAGATTCCTTACATTCATACTACGACGAGCTTTACCAGCTCTCTTGGAGGGGATGTTCTCGGAGGAGCTCTGACCGCTGGGACTGTGGGTACAACCACAACAACCACAGCAGGTGTAGGTGGAACGGGTCTCAGAGGGAACTTTGTCCTTGACTATAAAAATCCGGAGGGAGCCAACGACCTTTACAAACAGCTTGAAGAGAATATAAAAACTATGCTCTCTGAGAGGGGTAAATACGTTCTCAACAGGTTCACCGGAACGCTCATAGTTACAGATAACCGCAGAAACGTTGAAGAGATTGAAAGGTTTATAAAACAGTTCGTCAGGAAAATAGGAAGGCAGGTTCTTATAGAAGCTAAGATTGTGGAGATAGCCCTATCCGACACCTTCCAGTACGGGATAGACTGGGGTGCCTTCTTCAGAGACGTCTTTGGAACAGGTGCAAACCTCAGCCTTTCTCAGACCTTAGCTATACCTACGGGAGGCTACTTCAGTTTGAACGTTGTCTCTTCTGACTTTACAACCCTGCTCAACGCGCTCGCCACGTATGGAAAGGTTTACACCCTTTCAAACCCAAGGATAATGGTTTCCAACGCACAGACAGCCCTTATAGCTACAGGCGTAGTTACCCCCTTCTTTGAAAGGCAGGCTATTACATTTACAGGCACAACAACAACCCAGCTTCAGGAAAATATCATAAGAACTAACGTTCTTGAAGGAGTCCTCTTAGGCGTTACTCCCTATATAGATGAGAACGGAGAGATAGTTATGAATATAATCCCTGTGTCAACACGCCTTGAGGGTACTAAGACCCTAGAGAACAACGGGCAAGTTCTTGCGGAAGCTCCGATACTTAATGTTAAGGAGACGGGCACGATAGTGAAAGTTAGAGACGGTGAGCTCGTGGTAATAGGCGGTTTGATAGGAGACGTGAAAAGCTTTCAGGAAAGAAAGGTACCGGGACTGGGGGACATACCTATAGTGGGATACCTATTCAAGAGCAGGAGCATAGTGAAAGAGAAGAGAGAGCTGATAATATTTCTGAGACCAAGGATAATTGATAGCGTAGAATTCTGA
- a CDS encoding tetratricopeptide repeat protein, with protein MSLIIDVLKKFKGGERKTSVYPLLTKSKRERNPLNRKALFLLVPITLISFVAAYFITQLFIGEPVPPIPEVKRTAMQVSEVSKPPVPESPQLPQGQPIKQEQEHDRKEEIVREPVRSNLEEKVQVEKLTEDINQKEKTPPLKRSTEVDFNTLLYAADRYFKEGDLRRSADLYEKALGMRVTDGLVNNLLVVYARLGEYEKAEELLMRYPKERFAYSYLMELAQGGHLKKVLKSSEKFLYLDKGGYIHFVRSYAYEGLGDMGNALEEMGKAYEKNPRNPYFAYNYARLLETFRKYKEAYNIYVNLNTEQLDPNLRSIVKERLKYIEYYGLVR; from the coding sequence ATGAGCCTCATTATAGATGTTCTCAAGAAGTTCAAGGGAGGAGAGAGAAAGACATCCGTTTATCCCCTTTTAACAAAAAGTAAAAGGGAAAGGAATCCCTTAAATAGGAAGGCTCTCTTTTTGTTGGTTCCTATAACGCTTATAAGTTTCGTTGCAGCCTATTTTATAACCCAGCTCTTTATAGGAGAGCCGGTTCCCCCAATACCTGAAGTTAAAAGAACAGCTATGCAGGTTTCAGAAGTATCCAAACCACCTGTTCCAGAAAGTCCTCAACTGCCGCAGGGTCAGCCTATAAAGCAGGAGCAAGAGCATGACAGGAAGGAGGAGATAGTCCGGGAGCCCGTGCGCTCAAATCTGGAGGAGAAGGTGCAGGTTGAGAAATTGACGGAGGATATAAACCAGAAAGAGAAAACACCTCCTCTCAAGCGCTCTACAGAGGTGGATTTCAATACGTTACTTTACGCAGCCGATAGGTACTTCAAGGAAGGGGACCTTCGCAGAAGTGCGGATTTATACGAAAAAGCGTTGGGTATGAGGGTTACGGATGGCCTTGTAAATAACTTACTCGTGGTTTACGCAAGGCTTGGTGAGTATGAGAAGGCTGAAGAATTGCTCATGAGGTACCCCAAGGAGAGGTTTGCCTACTCCTATCTCATGGAGCTCGCACAGGGTGGGCATTTAAAAAAGGTCCTGAAAAGCTCTGAAAAGTTCCTATACCTTGATAAGGGTGGTTACATACACTTTGTGAGAAGCTATGCATACGAGGGATTGGGAGACATGGGCAACGCCTTGGAAGAGATGGGTAAAGCTTACGAAAAAAACCCAAGAAACCCTTACTTTGCCTATAACTATGCTCGCCTTCTGGAAACTTTCAGGAAGTACAAGGAAGCTTACAATATATATGTGAATCTTAATACAGAGCAGCTTGATCCGAATTTAAGAAGTATAGTGAAGGAAAGGTTGAAATATATTGAGTATTATGGGCTTGTAAGATGA
- a CDS encoding putative Ig domain-containing protein codes for MKKDKGLTLIELAIVLIVLGILLGIGAGIIGVLIKRVKYNESKEIVNAAVEGIIGYATSSRRLPNSSELNSAVRSTKDAYGKDIAYVYDSNLASTPAPIYGFCGLTSTNITVKVCSDTACTTPIQTINNVAFVVISGDGNYNNQTAGTQGVNSATEIKVYEYGVQVDDFQQPGDDDPDRVEPYDDIVKWVSLNELQRAQGCESLTIASPTTLPAAIEDNAYTYTLTANGGRPPYTWSGTIGNGLTLSSDGTISGTVNTNTATSTGEVPSCSTSISFTATVTDSAGQSVSQNFTIPVQARPVEIITNTLPDAYEGSPYSADIDAIGGDGSYTFSGNSLPSWLTLNTSTGVLSGTPPTDSDCSEGVSNFSVTASSCSNTYTKGYSITVRDPDCTSGSGGVCPSMSLSPPSGTDFPASVGNPFSQTITLSGGQPPITCTPTSPTNCNNLSFSCSSSGATISGTPNAPGTCTFSAQWQDSCSPTPQSITGVYTVTITGSSTSSIVLDTTNNPPTTGNNGTSGQTYPAGDFHNDSKNLYVSLLCGAGCPGYTFTAFSLSCSPSCPDLDKFSYSIESPIYSYTWTVQDETVYKAKDDPSCSGNGCPLPITNKSFSADGKPPDQITMNSNERLALEIRFKNPLTAGQNYNFTLTLYDNTNTPYTFSFSVTP; via the coding sequence ATGAAGAAGGATAAGGGGCTTACCCTTATAGAGCTCGCAATAGTCCTTATAGTTCTTGGAATACTTCTGGGTATAGGAGCGGGGATAATAGGCGTTCTGATAAAGCGGGTTAAATACAACGAGAGCAAAGAGATAGTGAATGCAGCTGTGGAAGGCATAATTGGGTATGCTACCTCTTCAAGGAGACTGCCCAACAGCTCAGAACTGAACTCCGCTGTTAGGTCTACGAAAGATGCCTATGGAAAGGACATAGCTTACGTCTATGACAGTAACCTGGCGAGCACTCCTGCTCCTATATATGGTTTCTGTGGTCTCACATCAACTAACATAACTGTGAAAGTTTGTTCTGATACAGCCTGCACCACACCCATTCAAACTATAAACAATGTCGCCTTTGTTGTTATAAGTGGTGATGGAAACTACAACAACCAAACGGCTGGAACTCAAGGGGTTAACTCTGCTACGGAAATAAAAGTTTACGAGTACGGCGTTCAGGTTGATGATTTTCAACAGCCTGGTGATGATGACCCTGACAGGGTGGAACCCTACGATGATATCGTTAAGTGGGTTTCATTGAACGAGCTTCAGAGAGCCCAAGGGTGTGAATCCTTAACTATAGCAAGCCCAACCACCTTGCCTGCTGCGATTGAAGATAACGCTTATACCTACACACTGACAGCTAATGGAGGGAGACCTCCCTACACCTGGAGTGGAACTATAGGGAACGGTCTTACTTTAAGCTCCGATGGGACGATAAGCGGAACGGTAAATACAAATACGGCTACGAGTACGGGGGAGGTGCCCAGTTGCTCAACCTCCATAAGTTTCACAGCAACGGTTACCGACAGTGCTGGGCAATCTGTATCTCAGAACTTTACCATCCCCGTGCAGGCAAGACCTGTTGAGATAATAACTAACACCCTTCCAGACGCTTACGAAGGCTCACCCTATTCGGCGGATATAGATGCGATTGGAGGAGATGGTAGTTACACCTTTTCAGGGAACAGCTTGCCCTCCTGGTTGACGTTAAACACAAGCACGGGCGTTCTTTCAGGTACACCCCCTACGGATTCGGATTGCTCGGAAGGTGTTTCAAACTTTTCTGTGACGGCATCCTCCTGTTCAAATACATACACTAAGGGCTACTCCATAACAGTGAGAGACCCCGACTGCACTTCAGGTAGCGGTGGTGTATGTCCCTCCATGAGTCTATCCCCTCCAAGTGGAACTGATTTTCCTGCTTCCGTTGGAAACCCTTTCAGCCAGACCATAACCCTGTCAGGAGGACAGCCACCGATTACCTGCACTCCCACCTCACCTACGAATTGTAATAACCTTAGCTTTTCATGCTCTTCTTCCGGAGCCACCATATCTGGAACTCCGAACGCTCCCGGAACCTGCACTTTTTCAGCCCAGTGGCAGGATAGCTGCTCCCCAACGCCTCAGAGCATAACTGGAGTATATACAGTAACCATTACAGGAAGTAGTACGTCAAGCATTGTATTAGACACAACAAATAATCCCCCTACTACGGGGAATAATGGCACATCTGGACAAACATACCCAGCAGGGGACTTTCATAATGATAGCAAGAACCTTTATGTGAGTTTGTTATGTGGTGCAGGGTGTCCAGGATATACATTTACAGCTTTTTCTCTATCCTGCTCTCCTTCTTGCCCCGATTTAGATAAATTCTCCTACAGTATAGAATCTCCTATTTATTCCTATACCTGGACTGTGCAAGATGAGACCGTTTACAAAGCTAAAGATGACCCATCTTGTAGTGGGAACGGTTGCCCGTTGCCTATAACAAATAAATCTTTTTCTGCTGATGGAAAGCCCCCAGATCAAATAACTATGAACTCAAATGAAAGGCTGGCTTTGGAGATAAGATTTAAAAATCCTTTAACGGCAGGGCAAAACTATAACTTTACACTGACACTTTACGATAATACTAATACACCTTACACATTCAGCTTTTCAGTTACACCCTAA
- a CDS encoding AAA family ATPase: protein MRDYLEFFALRDDPFKITPDASYFFLSESHQEALSSLRYLAESEEGFAVVIGEPGTGKTLTVRKFIDELPQEKVKFAYVLFPNLSPEELFEAILEDFGIKSEGETKNRLFAKMRDFLVREREAGKKVIIIIDEAQNLPTETLEELRILSNLETSDLKLLQIILLGQPELEEKLNSKELRQLKQRITVFVKLRNFTEDETKSYIDYRIVKAGRGNVRIHPKTYSLVYRYSLGIPRLINILMERALMAAFVDTSHEIKPEHVERAAESIGIRVSKRNPLKTLLYTGIGGLVVAGLLLLGAQKLIDYINLKSAQETSYLSAKAVDRQPEKQKVQLGDRVVVNVPMLNMREKPDPESPVVYVLREGDELRVIERGEENWIKVLYSSGDIDIEGWVNGKYVR, encoded by the coding sequence ATGAGAGATTACCTTGAGTTTTTTGCCCTTAGGGACGACCCCTTTAAAATAACACCCGACGCGAGTTACTTCTTCCTCTCGGAATCACATCAGGAAGCGCTATCCTCTTTAAGATACCTGGCAGAAAGTGAAGAGGGATTTGCCGTAGTTATAGGAGAGCCAGGGACCGGTAAAACCCTAACGGTAAGGAAGTTCATAGACGAACTGCCCCAGGAAAAGGTGAAGTTCGCCTACGTTCTATTTCCAAACCTATCTCCCGAAGAGCTCTTTGAAGCCATACTTGAGGACTTCGGCATAAAGAGTGAGGGGGAAACCAAGAACAGGCTCTTCGCCAAGATGCGGGATTTTCTCGTAAGGGAAAGGGAGGCAGGAAAGAAGGTAATAATAATAATTGACGAAGCTCAGAACCTTCCTACAGAAACCCTTGAGGAGCTGAGAATCCTATCAAACCTTGAGACGAGCGACCTCAAGCTCCTTCAGATAATACTCCTTGGACAGCCGGAGCTTGAAGAGAAGCTGAACTCCAAAGAGTTGAGACAGCTAAAGCAAAGGATAACGGTCTTTGTGAAGCTCAGGAACTTTACGGAAGATGAAACCAAATCCTACATAGACTACAGGATAGTCAAGGCGGGAAGGGGAAACGTGAGGATACACCCGAAAACTTACAGTCTGGTTTACAGGTATTCCCTTGGAATACCAAGACTGATAAACATACTCATGGAAAGGGCTCTTATGGCTGCCTTTGTGGACACTTCCCACGAGATAAAACCGGAACATGTGGAGAGAGCCGCCGAGAGTATAGGTATAAGAGTAAGTAAAAGAAACCCTTTAAAAACCTTACTGTACACTGGTATTGGTGGACTGGTAGTTGCAGGGCTCCTTCTGCTTGGAGCTCAGAAACTCATAGACTATATAAATCTCAAGAGCGCTCAGGAAACATCCTACCTCTCTGCAAAGGCAGTTGACAGGCAACCGGAGAAACAAAAGGTTCAGTTGGGTGATAGAGTAGTTGTAAACGTCCCAATGCTCAACATGAGGGAAAAGCCAGACCCAGAGTCTCCCGTCGTTTATGTCCTGAGGGAAGGGGACGAGCTCAGGGTGATAGAAAGGGGTGAGGAAAACTGGATAAAAGTCCTATACTCCTCAGGAGATATTGATATTGAAGGCTGGGTGAACGGGAAGTATGTGAGGTAA
- a CDS encoding sulfite exporter TauE/SafE family protein: MIPSVPDFLVFFLAWFFQAFTGFGAGIFIVGTLSLLYDPRTVIVTSAVVNLFGTLLMSGILIRRVKPRFDILFPLMLGSVPGIFLGAEILLYLDRDTLRLVIGVFIFLLGIYDLLVQRRLLKKFSMRESLLNSLTAGFVGGFFAGLIGMGGPPPVVYLNQILEDIDEFKTTLTLFFTSNILFRVVSYGIQGGIEYFDKGLIYAGLLSIPLGVYIGLLLSRKVQPSGLKVFISTSVMFLGIVLVIQR, translated from the coding sequence GTGATACCCAGCGTTCCTGACTTTCTGGTTTTCTTCCTTGCCTGGTTCTTTCAGGCTTTTACGGGATTCGGGGCAGGTATATTCATAGTTGGTACACTCTCCCTGCTTTACGACCCCCGTACCGTGATAGTGACTTCTGCGGTTGTGAACCTCTTCGGAACCCTGCTCATGTCAGGCATCCTCATCAGAAGGGTGAAGCCCCGCTTTGATATACTCTTTCCGCTTATGCTTGGCTCTGTCCCGGGTATATTCTTGGGAGCAGAGATTCTCCTTTACCTTGACAGAGATACCTTACGCCTAGTTATAGGGGTATTTATCTTCTTGCTCGGGATTTACGACCTCCTGGTCCAGCGCAGACTCCTCAAGAAGTTCTCAATGAGAGAGAGTCTTTTAAATAGCCTTACGGCTGGATTTGTTGGCGGTTTCTTTGCCGGTCTCATAGGTATGGGTGGTCCTCCTCCCGTTGTTTACCTTAACCAAATCCTTGAAGATATTGACGAGTTTAAAACAACACTAACCCTGTTCTTCACCTCAAACATACTTTTCCGTGTGGTCTCCTATGGTATTCAAGGAGGGATTGAATACTTTGATAAGGGCTTGATATACGCTGGTCTGCTCTCCATACCTCTCGGAGTATATATAGGGTTATTACTTTCAAGGAAAGTCCAACCTTCCGGTCTTAAAGTGTTTATATCAACGAGTGTTATGTTTTTAGGAATTGTACTTGTAATTCAGAGGTGA
- a CDS encoding DUF4149 domain-containing protein: MFTKELFLWLHVILATFWVGGMIFLSLVIAPYIKDKPFRNEAFQEVGKRFSLYGTMITLSLLLATGLVNAYLLHGGLTKRSIMEKLGLFALIVFISLVHDLWAGKRALNSKKHALWARWLGLINLLLGFAAVYMGVRIRLGM; this comes from the coding sequence ATGTTTACTAAGGAGCTTTTCCTGTGGCTTCACGTTATTCTTGCAACCTTCTGGGTTGGTGGAATGATCTTCCTGTCCCTGGTTATAGCCCCTTACATAAAGGATAAACCCTTTAGGAATGAAGCTTTTCAGGAAGTTGGCAAGCGTTTCAGCCTGTATGGAACTATGATTACCCTGTCCCTACTCCTGGCAACAGGACTGGTTAACGCTTACCTATTACACGGGGGACTTACGAAACGTTCAATAATGGAGAAGCTGGGGCTCTTTGCTCTCATAGTTTTTATATCCCTGGTTCATGACCTCTGGGCTGGCAAGAGGGCTTTAAACTCAAAAAAGCACGCTCTCTGGGCTCGTTGGCTTGGACTCATAAACCTTCTTCTTGGCTTTGCAGCCGTCTATATGGGTGTGAGGATAAGGCTGGGGATGTAA
- a CDS encoding aldehyde dehydrogenase family protein encodes MIEKPMLIGGEWKDSPQKIEVVYPYTGEVVGRVAQGTEEDVNRAIEAAKEGFNEVSSLTAYQRYEILMKAAELLKKRAEEFAKTLVLEVGKTIREARTEVARAIQTLIFSAEEAKRINGETFPIDAHPNGAGKVGFYIRVPVGIVSAITPFNFPLNLSMHKVAPALACGNAVILKPSERTPLTPLMLGEVLLEAGLPPKALSIIPGYGDVGKAMTTHPDVRVVSFTGSKKVGEIITRQVGIKKVVLELGSNSAIVVHKDGNIDKAVEKAVLGGYAIAGQVCISVQRVFVHEDIFEEFVEKLKERVKSLKVGDPMDESTDVGPLISEGDVLRIREWIDEALQKGARVEVGGTTPSGKTALFEPTVVSLVPPETKLFREEAFAPVVVVDPYRELEEAINMVNDSEYGLQLGVFTNDIKVAWEFIRKAEVGGVLINEGPTFRVDHQPYGGFKNSGIGREGPKFAVEDYTEIKTVILDLTS; translated from the coding sequence ATGATTGAAAAACCCATGCTCATCGGTGGTGAGTGGAAGGACAGCCCCCAGAAGATAGAGGTCGTCTATCCATACACAGGCGAGGTGGTTGGCAGGGTAGCTCAGGGGACTGAGGAGGACGTGAACAGGGCTATAGAAGCCGCAAAGGAAGGTTTTAATGAGGTTTCCTCCCTAACAGCCTACCAGAGATACGAGATACTCATGAAGGCGGCAGAACTTCTCAAAAAGAGAGCGGAGGAGTTTGCAAAAACCCTCGTTTTAGAGGTTGGGAAAACGATAAGGGAAGCCAGGACGGAAGTAGCCAGGGCGATCCAGACCCTGATATTCTCAGCTGAGGAGGCGAAGAGGATAAACGGCGAGACCTTCCCGATTGATGCCCACCCGAACGGTGCAGGTAAAGTCGGTTTTTATATAAGAGTCCCCGTGGGTATAGTCTCAGCCATAACACCCTTTAACTTCCCCCTCAACCTATCTATGCACAAGGTAGCCCCCGCCTTAGCCTGTGGGAACGCAGTTATACTCAAACCCTCGGAGAGAACTCCCTTAACCCCCCTAATGCTTGGGGAGGTGCTCTTAGAGGCTGGTCTTCCCCCTAAAGCACTATCCATAATCCCCGGATACGGAGACGTAGGAAAGGCTATGACAACCCATCCCGATGTTAGGGTTGTCTCCTTCACCGGTAGCAAAAAGGTCGGGGAGATAATAACCCGTCAAGTTGGGATAAAGAAAGTGGTTCTTGAGCTCGGCTCCAACTCCGCTATTGTAGTTCACAAGGACGGGAACATAGATAAGGCGGTGGAGAAGGCGGTTCTTGGAGGTTACGCCATAGCCGGTCAGGTATGCATTTCCGTTCAGAGGGTTTTCGTCCACGAAGATATATTTGAAGAGTTCGTGGAAAAGCTCAAGGAGAGGGTCAAGAGCCTCAAGGTCGGAGACCCTATGGACGAGAGTACGGACGTGGGACCTCTCATATCCGAGGGAGACGTTCTCAGGATAAGGGAGTGGATAGATGAGGCTCTGCAGAAAGGGGCAAGAGTTGAAGTGGGCGGTACAACCCCTTCAGGAAAAACTGCTCTCTTTGAACCTACAGTTGTATCCCTTGTTCCCCCTGAGACTAAACTTTTCAGAGAGGAAGCCTTTGCTCCTGTTGTTGTGGTTGACCCCTACAGAGAGCTTGAAGAGGCTATAAACATGGTTAACGATTCGGAATACGGTCTCCAATTGGGAGTGTTTACCAACGATATAAAGGTTGCTTGGGAGTTTATAAGGAAGGCGGAAGTTGGAGGAGTACTGATAAACGAGGGACCCACCTTCAGGGTAGACCACCAACCCTACGGCGGCTTTAAGAACTCCGGAATAGGAAGAGAAGGACCCAAGTTCGCCGTTGAGGACTACACCGAGATAAAGACGGTTATATTGGATCTGACATCATAA